The Acidianus infernus genome window below encodes:
- a CDS encoding HAD family hydrolase has translation MQEYNIFYGTRAVIFDFDNTLVEFNYYSRKALEAVAKDMSDYFNDISFSPGYEKILSILISVSEKLDSEGVYDRTKWWEEALKELNLKVEKDQLYDWTSLYWSIASNNPVYDDTREIIEYLKSKGYKLGILTNDDGEGGNKLQRIKKVDISSYFDKIVIAGTNGVKPKPNIQPFVYICEQLNEKVENCTMIGDDPVKDCLAAKKAGLKSILIDRESKVKFAELYADYVIRSLRELEEFL, from the coding sequence ATGCAAGAATATAATATTTTTTACGGAACTCGAGCAGTTATTTTTGATTTTGATAATACATTGGTCGAATTTAATTATTATTCTAGGAAAGCATTAGAAGCTGTTGCTAAAGATATGTCTGATTATTTTAATGACATATCTTTTTCTCCAGGGTACGAGAAAATCCTTTCTATTTTAATTTCTGTTTCAGAAAAATTGGACAGTGAAGGAGTATATGATAGAACTAAATGGTGGGAAGAAGCATTAAAAGAACTTAATTTGAAGGTAGAAAAAGATCAGCTATACGATTGGACTTCGTTGTATTGGTCCATAGCGTCTAATAATCCAGTTTATGATGACACAAGAGAAATTATAGAATATTTAAAATCAAAAGGATATAAACTAGGAATTCTAACTAATGATGACGGAGAAGGCGGAAATAAGTTACAGAGAATAAAAAAAGTTGATATTTCATCATATTTTGATAAGATAGTAATAGCTGGTACTAATGGAGTTAAACCTAAACCTAATATCCAACCATTTGTGTATATTTGCGAGCAATTAAACGAGAAGGTTGAAAATTGTACCATGATAGGTGATGATCCAGTAAAAGATTGTCTAGCAGCAAAAAAGGCCGGGCTTAAATCAATTTTAATTGACAGAGAAAGTAAGGTTAAATTTGCTGAACTTTATGCAGATTATGTTATACGCAGCTTAAGGGAATTAGAGGAATTTCTTTGA
- a CDS encoding DUF447 domain-containing protein — translation MELHEAIKNIFPSSGIYEVILGTKGIRDNISPIGVIVDGSQLKVKLYKCTTTYQNILVYPYCSINVVIDNPKMFYLALFNKPVKYTLIHGLPVVSDNVIFSNCKIIEDHTEYVILSLDPFDVKYSRHKISAFNRGNCLFIDLLVNVTRLDIFSREELDSMLKVISYEIKVIKRTQPNLLDIIREIEDLIISKGYKLE, via the coding sequence ATGGAGTTGCATGAAGCTATAAAGAATATCTTTCCATCAAGTGGAATATACGAAGTTATATTAGGTACTAAAGGCATAAGGGACAATATTTCGCCAATAGGAGTTATAGTTGATGGAAGTCAACTTAAAGTAAAATTGTATAAATGCACTACAACGTACCAGAATATACTTGTTTATCCATATTGTTCAATTAACGTGGTAATTGACAATCCTAAAATGTTTTATCTTGCACTATTTAATAAGCCAGTTAAGTATACTTTAATTCACGGCTTACCAGTAGTTTCTGATAATGTGATATTTTCTAATTGTAAAATAATAGAAGATCATACAGAGTATGTAATTTTATCTTTAGATCCATTTGATGTGAAGTATTCTAGACATAAAATTAGTGCGTTTAATAGGGGCAATTGTTTATTTATAGATTTACTTGTAAATGTTACTAGATTAGATATCTTTTCTAGAGAGGAACTGGATTCGATGTTAAAAGTGATTTCTTATGAGATTAAAGTAATTAAACGGACTCAACCAAATTTATTAGATATAATTAGAGAAATTGAAGATTTGATAATATCAAAAGGTTATAAACTTGAATAA
- the rpl4p gene encoding 50S ribosomal protein L4, producing the protein MYIQLQQKKADVIDLEGKKLKEIDLPLIFSYPVRKDLINRAFRSSFTKSLQPKGRDPMAGKRTTARSFGINLGLARVPRIRGSGEAALAPNTVGGRLAFPPSPMERIVEEINKKEMRLAIISAISATAIKDLVKRRGHRLPDGLSLPIVVTDDLERLSKSKDIIEFIEKLGLEDELERCKVKKIRAGKGKMRGRRYKIPKGPLFVIKDEKSPVIKAIRNIQGFDVITAKELSVMHLAPGGHPGRLTIFTEGAIQVLNERFGGELK; encoded by the coding sequence ATGTATATACAACTTCAACAGAAAAAAGCAGATGTGATTGATTTAGAAGGTAAGAAATTAAAGGAAATAGACTTGCCATTAATTTTTAGCTATCCCGTAAGGAAAGACCTAATTAATAGGGCCTTTAGGTCTTCATTTACTAAGTCTTTGCAGCCTAAAGGAAGAGATCCTATGGCAGGAAAAAGAACTACTGCAAGAAGTTTTGGAATTAATTTAGGATTAGCCAGAGTACCTAGAATAAGAGGAAGCGGAGAAGCAGCTTTAGCTCCTAACACTGTAGGAGGTAGGCTGGCTTTTCCGCCCTCTCCTATGGAGAGGATAGTTGAGGAGATTAATAAAAAGGAAATGAGACTTGCTATAATTAGCGCTATTTCTGCTACAGCTATTAAAGATTTAGTTAAAAGAAGAGGTCATAGGTTACCAGATGGTCTTTCTTTGCCTATCGTAGTTACTGATGATCTAGAGAGATTGTCTAAATCTAAGGATATAATAGAATTTATCGAAAAATTAGGATTAGAAGATGAATTAGAAAGATGTAAAGTCAAAAAGATTAGAGCAGGTAAAGGTAAAATGAGAGGTAGGAGATATAAAATACCTAAAGGTCCACTATTTGTAATAAAGGATGAAAAATCTCCAGTTATTAAAGCTATAAGAAACATACAAGGTTTTGATGTAATAACTGCTAAAGAACTTAGTGTTATGCATTTAGCTCCAGGAGGACATCCAGGTAGACTTACAATATTTACAGAAGGTGCTATACAAGTTTTAAATGAAAGATTTGGAGGTGAACTTAAATGA
- a CDS encoding 50S ribosomal protein L3, whose protein sequence is MGHRKLASPRRGSSGFRPRKRAKELLPTPRSWPRINSSNPILLGFVGYKVGMTHVYYINDIKGSSEYGKEVFTPVTVIETPPIIPIALRAYILGSKGEPEVLTDYWSPELPQEITRKIKSLKVNKDKLNGFLDKIKSNLNNILYLRAIIATQPKLVPALGKKKPEIVEIQVGGGDTSAQLNYLLNILGKPVNVTDIFKEGQLVDIIGVTKGKGFQGVIKRYNVIELPRWHKHRKGSRKVGTKGPSLGTPSYVPQPGQLGFHRRTEYNKRILKISTNPQEINPAGGFVKYGLVRNPYILIQGSTIGVRKRPLFLRYPIRPYEVPAEAPKITYIDLSSKQG, encoded by the coding sequence TTGGGTCACCGAAAATTAGCGTCGCCAAGAAGAGGTTCATCTGGATTTAGACCTAGGAAGAGAGCTAAGGAATTACTTCCTACTCCTAGGTCTTGGCCTAGGATAAACTCTTCTAATCCTATACTCCTTGGTTTTGTAGGATATAAGGTAGGCATGACTCATGTTTATTATATTAATGATATTAAGGGATCTTCAGAGTATGGAAAAGAAGTATTTACCCCGGTCACTGTTATAGAGACGCCTCCAATAATTCCTATTGCTTTAAGAGCATATATACTAGGAAGTAAAGGGGAGCCAGAGGTACTTACAGATTATTGGAGTCCAGAATTACCTCAAGAAATAACTAGGAAGATAAAGTCTTTGAAAGTAAATAAGGATAAATTAAATGGATTTTTAGATAAAATAAAGTCTAACCTTAATAATATCTTATACCTAAGGGCAATAATTGCAACTCAACCTAAGCTAGTTCCTGCGCTTGGAAAGAAAAAACCAGAGATTGTAGAGATACAAGTAGGCGGCGGAGATACTTCTGCGCAATTGAATTATTTGCTTAATATTTTAGGTAAGCCAGTTAATGTTACTGACATATTTAAGGAGGGACAACTAGTTGACATAATAGGAGTTACAAAAGGAAAAGGATTCCAAGGAGTTATAAAGAGATATAACGTTATTGAATTACCTAGATGGCATAAACACAGAAAAGGTAGTAGAAAAGTGGGTACTAAGGGGCCCTCTTTGGGTACTCCTAGTTATGTTCCACAACCTGGTCAATTAGGTTTTCATAGGAGGACAGAATATAATAAAAGAATATTAAAAATCTCCACTAATCCACAAGAGATTAATCCTGCGGGAGGATTCGTAAAATATGGATTAGTAAGGAACCCTTATATATTAATTCAAGGTTCTACTATAGGAGTAAGAAAAAGACCACTATTCTTAAGATATCCTATAAGACCTTATGAAGTTCCTGCAGAAGCACCTAAGATTACGTATATAGATTTAAGTAGTAAACAAGGGTGA
- a CDS encoding 50S ribosomal protein L23 encodes MKIKEVLATEKATKLIDSENTIVIIVDRNTTKSEIKKEIEKALNVKVVKVNTLITPTGDKKAYVKLSPEYKASDVAQKLGLL; translated from the coding sequence ATGAAAATAAAGGAAGTTTTGGCTACGGAAAAGGCAACAAAGCTAATTGATTCTGAGAACACTATAGTTATAATAGTTGATAGAAATACGACAAAATCAGAAATAAAGAAGGAAATAGAAAAAGCACTAAATGTGAAAGTAGTTAAAGTTAATACACTAATCACACCAACTGGTGATAAGAAAGCATATGTTAAATTAAGTCCAGAATATAAAGCATCAGACGTAGCACAGAAATTAGGATTATTATGA
- a CDS encoding 50S ribosomal protein L2: protein MGKSLLQQRAGRGNINFRNPGWLRVGKVRYPKIEGNHVGKVIDILHNPGMLAPVAKVKLDTGDVFYMQAVQGMTVGQKIEIGSNVNPATGNIVEVGNLPEGAIICNVEEHYGDGGRYARAAGSYATVIGKSGDKVLIRLPSGKIKEVLSNARATVGMVAGGGVYDKPMLKAGNAYWKYKVKATKWPIVKGVAMNAVDHPHGGGLHTSVSRPSTVSRNAPPGRKVGHIAARRTGRKERK, encoded by the coding sequence TTGGGTAAAAGTTTACTTCAACAAAGAGCCGGAAGAGGTAATATAAACTTTAGGAATCCAGGATGGCTAAGAGTAGGTAAAGTTAGGTATCCAAAAATAGAAGGTAATCACGTAGGTAAAGTGATCGATATCCTGCATAATCCTGGAATGCTAGCCCCTGTAGCTAAAGTAAAATTAGATACTGGTGATGTCTTCTATATGCAAGCAGTACAAGGGATGACAGTAGGGCAGAAAATAGAAATAGGCAGTAATGTGAATCCTGCTACTGGAAATATTGTAGAAGTAGGGAATTTGCCAGAAGGAGCAATAATATGTAATGTAGAAGAGCATTATGGAGATGGAGGAAGGTATGCTAGGGCTGCAGGATCTTATGCCACAGTAATAGGTAAAAGTGGAGATAAAGTTCTTATCAGGTTACCATCAGGGAAAATAAAGGAAGTATTAAGCAATGCTAGAGCTACAGTAGGCATGGTTGCAGGTGGAGGAGTATATGATAAACCTATGTTAAAAGCAGGAAATGCTTACTGGAAGTATAAAGTAAAAGCTACCAAGTGGCCAATAGTTAAAGGAGTAGCCATGAATGCTGTAGATCATCCACATGGAGGAGGTCTTCACACTAGCGTAAGCAGACCTAGTACTGTTTCAAGAAATGCACCGCCTGGAAGAAAAGTTGGACATATAGCTGCAAGAAGAACTGGGAGGAAAGAGAGGAAGTGA
- a CDS encoding isocitrate/isopropylmalate dehydrogenase family protein, whose amino-acid sequence MEYRIALLPGDGIGPEIVANSKKILSKLIESYALNLQITEVEAGDSALAKYGDPLPKQTLDIINKSHIILKGPVGESAMDVVVKLRQMYDMYANIRPAKSLPNVPNKYGNVDILIVRENTEDLYKGFEFMLSDDTSIGIKVITKKASERIVRVALKYALERNKKITCVHKANVMRITDGLFSRVCREILKGSEVKFEEMYVDAAAANLVRDPSRFDVIVTTNVYGDILSDEAAQIAGSLGLAPSANIGDSKALFEPVHGAAFDIAGKNIANPTAFLLSVSMMLDYIYSLSKEIKYKNASNALQNAIYEAYKEGKALTPDIGGSAKLTDFIDAIYSKIA is encoded by the coding sequence ATGGAGTATAGGATTGCATTACTGCCTGGTGATGGAATAGGACCAGAAATTGTTGCGAATTCTAAGAAAATTTTATCTAAACTTATAGAAAGTTATGCATTAAATCTACAAATTACGGAAGTAGAAGCTGGAGATTCAGCATTAGCAAAATATGGCGATCCTTTACCTAAACAAACTTTAGATATAATAAATAAATCACATATTATATTAAAAGGTCCGGTAGGAGAGTCAGCAATGGATGTAGTTGTAAAATTAAGGCAGATGTACGATATGTATGCTAATATAAGGCCTGCCAAATCTTTACCGAACGTTCCAAATAAATACGGTAATGTCGATATATTAATTGTACGTGAAAATACAGAGGATTTATATAAGGGATTTGAATTCATGCTCTCAGATGATACTTCAATAGGCATAAAAGTAATAACAAAAAAAGCTTCAGAGAGGATAGTAAGGGTCGCGCTAAAATACGCGCTAGAGAGAAATAAGAAGATAACATGCGTTCATAAGGCAAACGTAATGCGTATTACAGATGGACTTTTTTCGAGAGTGTGTAGAGAAATATTAAAAGGAAGCGAGGTCAAATTTGAGGAAATGTATGTAGACGCGGCAGCTGCTAATCTAGTAAGAGATCCGTCGAGATTCGATGTTATAGTAACCACTAATGTTTATGGTGATATTTTAAGTGATGAAGCAGCACAAATAGCTGGAAGTCTTGGTCTTGCTCCTTCAGCAAATATAGGAGATTCTAAAGCCTTATTTGAGCCAGTTCATGGTGCAGCGTTTGATATTGCTGGTAAAAATATAGCTAATCCTACCGCATTTTTACTTTCAGTTTCTATGATGTTAGACTACATATATTCATTATCTAAGGAAATAAAATATAAGAATGCGTCTAACGCATTACAAAATGCAATATATGAAGCCTACAAAGAAGGGAAAGCTCTAACACCAGATATAGGGGGTTCGGCTAAACTAACCGATTTTATTGATGCTATATACTCTAAAATAGCGTAA
- a CDS encoding putative RNA uridine N3 methyltransferase, protein MFPFKRRRELNIAFFSSIFSIERTLTEKTLKASLLFRFFIEYRITNVYVICSSDKEYELLREISEYALTPPYLKKYIPISPNLRKAGLLPPMNLPSHLVHRFPVEGEIRLGKNQDFGLHKKIRTKYRSIMFTDSVKGSFIQYPMIYYDGFKLHKVRFEEILEKNNLIIGSRNGKNPLKYKEEIISIYEEKGLTLLIGPPEGMLLKKLGEKFLEKSYNFIIKQGVSDVRAEEAIISSLSLLNAILE, encoded by the coding sequence ATGTTTCCATTTAAGAGAAGAAGAGAGCTTAATATAGCATTTTTTTCATCAATATTTTCAATAGAAAGAACTCTTACGGAAAAAACTCTTAAAGCTTCATTGCTATTTAGATTTTTTATAGAATACAGGATAACAAATGTATATGTAATATGTTCCTCAGACAAAGAATATGAGTTATTAAGGGAAATTTCAGAATACGCATTAACTCCGCCTTATCTAAAAAAATATATTCCAATAAGTCCCAACTTAAGAAAAGCTGGTTTGTTACCTCCAATGAATTTACCTTCTCATCTTGTACATAGATTTCCAGTGGAAGGCGAAATACGACTAGGTAAGAATCAAGATTTCGGTTTGCATAAAAAAATTAGAACCAAGTATAGATCTATCATGTTTACAGATTCAGTAAAAGGTTCATTTATTCAATATCCAATGATATACTATGACGGATTTAAACTTCATAAAGTAAGGTTTGAGGAAATACTTGAAAAGAATAATCTTATAATAGGCAGTAGAAATGGTAAAAATCCATTAAAATATAAGGAAGAAATAATTTCCATTTATGAAGAAAAGGGGCTAACACTACTTATAGGCCCCCCCGAAGGAATGCTATTAAAAAAATTAGGAGAAAAATTTTTGGAAAAGTCTTATAATTTTATAATAAAACAAGGCGTTTCTGATGTTAGGGCAGAAGAGGCCATAATTTCCTCATTAAGCTTACTTAATGCAATCTTGGAATAG
- a CDS encoding M28 family peptidase: MIIERVKELSSLGEIFAGDKIEEKIVNKIRKFFDKCDETRVIPIPVLNYSESHEIFGKNKIENSEYLPYSPSVDIEGKLTYSLDECKDSILGVKIENLFDIPRYYIKAEERNCVGIVFFTDKRRKFVIKSDPLLNLFPTPPPKIPGIIIPESEKNKIEDKLSIKASVNIKESTGYIIECIKNSKNDKKVYITAHHDHWFKGEHDNLLGVSLLPELKSEKYELHLVSFTAEEAGALGYQSFSWSYGSRKYFELQKKGFNDGILLNINLDNIDPCNLKIKAVPSISSVFEKYFNNSIIYEPEIYSDGYTFIKNGIPSVTLEGYYKEYHSIDDEIIPSEEVCISSLVLSINKILNDENVEQIRYDMLKNELMQFMSTTQAPMRTYLLNILDNLNNKEIYENLLKLYGGILPRDSLAIVKLFHKLAGIQYEKPVYVEGKPALKISSNDKLYLRSIAKEFEDEYMSKLYEISKKFL, from the coding sequence ATGATAATAGAGAGAGTAAAAGAATTATCAAGCCTTGGCGAAATATTTGCAGGAGATAAAATAGAGGAAAAAATAGTAAATAAAATCAGAAAATTCTTTGATAAATGCGATGAAACTAGAGTTATACCAATTCCAGTCCTAAATTACTCAGAGTCGCATGAGATTTTTGGAAAAAATAAGATAGAAAATTCTGAATATTTGCCATATTCCCCAAGTGTAGATATTGAAGGAAAATTAACTTACTCACTTGATGAATGTAAAGACTCCATATTAGGAGTAAAAATAGAAAATTTATTTGATATACCTAGATATTACATAAAAGCAGAAGAGCGTAATTGTGTAGGTATAGTATTTTTTACAGATAAAAGAAGAAAATTTGTCATAAAATCAGATCCTCTTCTAAACCTCTTTCCTACTCCTCCCCCTAAAATACCCGGAATAATTATACCAGAAAGTGAAAAAAATAAAATTGAAGATAAACTAAGTATAAAGGCTAGTGTAAATATAAAAGAAAGTACAGGATACATTATAGAATGCATAAAAAATTCAAAAAATGATAAAAAAGTTTATATTACTGCACATCACGACCACTGGTTTAAAGGAGAGCATGATAACTTATTGGGTGTTAGTTTATTACCAGAATTAAAATCGGAAAAATATGAACTACACCTTGTAAGCTTTACTGCAGAAGAAGCAGGAGCTTTAGGTTATCAATCATTTTCATGGAGTTATGGCTCGAGAAAATACTTTGAGTTACAAAAGAAGGGATTCAACGATGGCATATTACTTAATATTAATCTTGATAACATAGATCCATGCAATTTAAAAATTAAAGCCGTGCCCTCAATATCCTCAGTCTTTGAAAAATACTTTAACAATAGTATTATCTATGAACCAGAAATTTACAGTGATGGTTATACATTTATAAAAAATGGTATACCTAGTGTAACGCTTGAAGGATATTATAAAGAATATCATTCAATAGATGACGAAATTATCCCTTCAGAGGAAGTATGTATATCCAGTTTAGTATTATCTATAAATAAAATACTGAATGATGAAAACGTTGAACAGATAAGATATGATATGTTAAAAAACGAACTTATGCAATTTATGAGCACTACTCAAGCTCCTATGAGGACATATTTATTAAATATTCTAGATAATTTGAATAATAAGGAAATATACGAAAATTTACTTAAATTATATGGGGGTATTCTTCCGAGAGATAGTCTAGCAATTGTTAAATTATTTCATAAATTGGCTGGAATACAATATGAGAAACCTGTCTATGTTGAAGGAAAACCTGCATTAAAAATATCTTCAAATGATAAGCTCTATTTACGTTCAATAGCCAAAGAATTTGAGGACGAATACATGAGTAAACTTTATGAAATTTCAAAGAAATTCCTCTAA
- the ileS gene encoding isoleucine--tRNA ligase: protein MSTKFDSKSIENEVIQYWNSNMIYDKLKKINQETRTKKFLFIDGPPYPSAPVPHIGTIWNKVIKDCILRFKRIEGYKVYDQPGYDTHGLPIEVAVEKKLGVVRKQDIIDKIGVDKFIQECRNFALTNAKSMTENFKNVGVFMDWNNPYYTLRNEYISNSWALIKKAYERGLLAKDVEVLHWCPRCETTLSDYEVSEYKDLEDPAIYVKFKVVGEDNKYLVIWTTTPWTIPANVFVMVNSQFDYAEVQVGNEIYIIAKDRVESVMKEAGIKDYKILRTYKGSQLIGLKYIHPLKELIPAQKNLDEYHKVVDGGNEVTLEEGTGLVHAAPGHGDVDFEIGKKMNFPVVMLVNDKGEFLDIAGKYAGKYVRDANNEIIEDLKKVGALFHAGKIVHRYPICWRCKTPLILRAVEQWFIKVTKLKTELLNEIERVNWVPEWGKTRIGNMVKELRDWVISRQRFWGTPLPIWICKNGHITVVGSKEELQKLSINGVPDDLHRPWIDNVIIRCPKCGEEAHRIPDVADVWFDSGVAFFASLGENWDEKWKEIGPVDLVLEGHDQLRGWFFSLLRSGVILIDRAPYESVLVHGFMLDEQGREMHKSLGNYVEPSAVIEKYGRDILRLWLLRNTTWEDAKFSWKAMDLTMRDLQIVWNVYVFASTYMSLDNFEPEKYSFSDVEKYLRVEDKWILSRYYSMLRKIKESMKNYKVHEMANYLIDFIINDVSRFYLRLIRKRAWVEYNDPDKIAMYYVLYTILKGWIILASTVIPYTAEKIYRDFVVNPKDSVSMEDFPEIQDRFINDQLEKAVNLVRKIEDAGLNVRAKAGIKLRWPVNKTFVFLNNEDDIKLVNSVIDILKSVLNTKEVELHNIVDYAKFSQIIVSPLPGKIGRDYKQLTPKIVQYINNNANVIGKDIIDKGYHEVVIDGVNVRLDKNYVNIEETSLEGYVSSKFDLGVIMISKTISEEEEEEGMIRDIIRRIQFMRKKLNLNVTDYINVSILPPSDRVQMIEKWKNYIASETRAKNIEISDKKQELIETWDIEGEQYIIGISKAD, encoded by the coding sequence TTGTCTACTAAATTCGATTCAAAGTCTATTGAGAATGAGGTTATACAATATTGGAATTCTAATATGATATATGATAAGTTAAAGAAAATAAATCAAGAAACTAGGACAAAAAAATTCCTATTTATAGATGGTCCTCCATATCCTTCTGCGCCAGTACCACATATAGGCACGATATGGAACAAAGTGATAAAGGATTGCATTCTACGCTTTAAGAGAATAGAAGGTTACAAGGTTTATGATCAGCCAGGTTATGATACTCATGGCTTGCCTATAGAGGTAGCAGTCGAGAAAAAACTAGGTGTTGTAAGGAAACAAGATATCATAGATAAAATAGGAGTAGATAAATTCATCCAAGAGTGCAGAAATTTTGCTTTAACTAATGCGAAATCAATGACTGAAAATTTCAAAAATGTTGGAGTTTTTATGGATTGGAATAATCCATACTATACGCTTAGAAATGAATATATTAGCAATTCATGGGCCTTAATAAAAAAGGCTTACGAGAGAGGACTTCTAGCAAAAGACGTTGAAGTTTTGCATTGGTGCCCTAGATGCGAGACTACGTTGTCAGACTACGAAGTTTCAGAATATAAAGATTTAGAGGATCCTGCAATCTATGTGAAATTTAAAGTTGTTGGAGAAGATAATAAATATCTAGTCATTTGGACTACAACTCCGTGGACTATTCCTGCTAATGTATTTGTGATGGTAAACTCTCAGTTCGATTATGCAGAAGTTCAAGTAGGTAATGAAATTTACATCATAGCAAAGGATCGCGTAGAGAGTGTAATGAAAGAAGCAGGAATAAAAGATTATAAAATTTTAAGGACGTATAAAGGTTCTCAGTTAATTGGCTTAAAGTACATTCACCCATTAAAAGAACTTATTCCAGCTCAGAAAAACTTAGATGAATACCATAAGGTAGTAGATGGCGGAAACGAAGTAACGTTAGAAGAAGGTACTGGCTTAGTTCACGCTGCACCTGGTCACGGTGATGTAGATTTTGAAATAGGTAAAAAAATGAACTTCCCAGTGGTAATGCTAGTAAACGACAAAGGTGAGTTTTTAGATATTGCAGGTAAATATGCGGGTAAATATGTCAGAGATGCTAATAATGAAATAATAGAAGATCTAAAGAAAGTCGGTGCGTTATTCCATGCAGGCAAGATAGTTCATAGGTATCCTATTTGCTGGAGATGTAAGACTCCACTAATATTAAGGGCAGTAGAACAATGGTTCATAAAAGTAACTAAGCTAAAAACTGAGCTTCTAAACGAGATAGAAAGGGTTAACTGGGTGCCAGAATGGGGTAAAACAAGAATAGGCAATATGGTAAAAGAACTGAGAGATTGGGTAATAAGCAGACAAAGATTCTGGGGAACTCCATTACCAATTTGGATATGTAAAAACGGTCATATAACAGTCGTAGGTAGTAAAGAAGAGTTACAAAAATTATCTATAAACGGAGTTCCAGACGACCTTCATAGACCATGGATAGATAATGTTATAATAAGATGTCCTAAGTGTGGTGAAGAAGCACATAGAATACCAGATGTAGCAGATGTATGGTTTGATAGCGGTGTAGCATTTTTTGCTAGCTTAGGAGAAAATTGGGATGAAAAATGGAAGGAAATAGGTCCTGTAGATCTTGTGTTGGAAGGGCATGATCAACTTAGAGGATGGTTCTTTAGCTTATTACGTAGTGGAGTTATACTAATAGATAGGGCACCTTACGAATCTGTATTAGTACATGGTTTTATGCTAGACGAGCAAGGTAGGGAAATGCATAAGAGCCTAGGCAATTACGTTGAACCATCAGCAGTTATAGAAAAATATGGAAGAGACATTTTAAGGCTATGGTTATTGAGAAACACCACTTGGGAAGACGCAAAATTCTCTTGGAAGGCAATGGATCTCACAATGCGTGACTTGCAAATAGTGTGGAATGTCTATGTATTTGCAAGTACTTATATGAGCTTAGATAATTTCGAGCCAGAAAAGTATAGTTTCTCTGATGTAGAAAAATACCTTAGAGTAGAAGATAAATGGATATTGTCGAGATATTATTCCATGCTAAGGAAAATAAAGGAAAGTATGAAGAATTACAAAGTTCATGAAATGGCTAATTATCTAATTGATTTCATTATAAATGACGTCAGCAGATTCTATTTAAGGCTAATTAGAAAAAGAGCGTGGGTAGAGTATAATGATCCAGATAAGATTGCAATGTATTATGTGCTATATACCATATTAAAAGGATGGATTATATTAGCTTCTACAGTTATTCCTTATACTGCAGAAAAGATCTATAGAGATTTTGTAGTGAATCCAAAAGACTCTGTTAGCATGGAAGACTTTCCTGAAATTCAAGACAGATTTATAAATGATCAGTTAGAAAAAGCAGTTAATCTTGTTAGAAAAATAGAAGATGCGGGTTTAAATGTTAGAGCAAAAGCTGGAATAAAACTTAGGTGGCCTGTAAATAAAACATTTGTATTCTTGAATAATGAAGATGACATTAAGCTTGTTAATAGCGTTATAGATATACTCAAATCTGTACTTAATACAAAAGAAGTAGAGTTGCACAATATTGTAGATTATGCTAAATTCTCACAAATTATAGTATCCCCATTGCCAGGTAAAATAGGTAGGGATTATAAGCAACTTACACCTAAAATAGTACAATATATTAATAATAACGCTAACGTTATAGGTAAGGATATTATAGATAAGGGATATCATGAAGTAGTAATAGACGGAGTTAACGTTAGACTGGACAAGAATTACGTTAATATTGAGGAGACTAGTTTAGAAGGCTATGTAAGCTCTAAATTCGATCTTGGAGTAATTATGATATCTAAGACTATAAGTGAAGAAGAGGAAGAAGAAGGAATGATCAGAGATATAATAAGGAGAATACAATTTATGAGAAAGAAACTTAATCTAAATGTTACAGATTATATCAACGTTTCTATATTGCCACCTAGTGATAGAGTACAAATGATAGAGAAATGGAAGAATTATATTGCGTCAGAAACTAGAGCTAAAAATATAGAAATTTCCGATAAAAAACAAGAGCTTATAGAAACTTGGGACATTGAAGGAGAGCAATACATTATAGGTATAAGTAAGGCAGACTAA